In Bacillota bacterium, one genomic interval encodes:
- a CDS encoding urocanate hydratase (catalyzes the formation of 4-imidazolone-5-propanoate from urocanate during histidine metabolism), whose amino-acid sequence IGYSLHAGMVVVADGTDDAARRLSRVLTTDPGLGVVRHADAGYEKAIETARRTGIKMPMPD is encoded by the coding sequence ATCGGGTACTCGCTCCACGCCGGGATGGTGGTCGTGGCCGACGGCACCGACGACGCCGCCCGGCGGCTTTCGCGGGTGCTGACGACCGATCCGGGGCTGGGCGTGGTGCGCCACGCCGACGCCGGCTACGAGAAGGCCATCGAGACCGCCCGCCGCACGGGCATCAAGATGCCGATGCCGGATTGA
- a CDS encoding enoyl-CoA hydratase-related protein, with the protein MSALDVVRFGHALIALHRAITGIDLPVIAAVNGAAFGGGLNLVEACDLAIAARSARFRAR; encoded by the coding sequence GTGTCGGCCTTGGACGTCGTACGCTTCGGCCATGCCTTAATCGCCCTCCACCGGGCCATCACCGGTATCGACCTTCCGGTGATCGCTGCCGTTAACGGCGCGGCCTTCGGCGGCGGCTTGAACCTGGTCGAGGCGTGCGATCTGGCCATCGCCGCCCGGTCGGCCCGCTTTCGCGCCCGCTGA